Sequence from the Sphingosinicella ginsenosidimutans genome:
GGATCCGGCGACGGGCGGGTGCTGATCGCGGCGGCGCGGGTCTATGGCGCGCGCGGCATCGGCGTCGACATCGATCCCGCGAAGGTGCGCGAGGCGACCGCCAATGCCCGCCGCGCCGGCGTCGCCGACAAGGTGAGCTTCCGCCGCCAGGACCTGTTCGAAACCCCGCTCGCCAATGCCGAGGTCGTGACGCTCTATCTCACCCCCGAGGTCAACCTGAGGGTCCGCCCGCGGATCCTCGCGGAGATGCAGCCGGGTGCGAAGGTCGTCTCCGAACAGTTCGACATGGGGGATTGGCGGGCTGATGAACATCGGCGCGTGGGCGATACGATGCTCTACATGTGGATCGTCCCCGCCCGCCTGGCCGGGCGCTGGACGCTGACGCTCGACGGCCACGATTGGCCGCTGACGCTCACCCAGCATTACCAGGAGATCGGCGGCACGCTCGGCGCGGACTCGCGGGTCGGCGAAGGCTGGGTCAGCGGGTCGCGCGTGCGCTTCGTCGCGGACGTGGACGGCCACAGCCGGGTGTTCGAGGGCCGGCTCGAGGGCGATCGGCTGGTCTCCACCTCGGGCGAGCACTGGCAAGCGGTGCGCGCCGGCTGATGCGATCGGCGCTCGCCGCGCTGGCGCTGCTGTGGGCGGCGATGCTCGCGCTCGGCGGCGGCGCGACGGACCGGGCGCTGCTCGCCTCGTTCCAGGCGGGTCAGCATCCCGCCATCGCCACCGCCGCGCGCTGGCTGACGCAGTGGGGCAGCGGCTTCATCCTGCTTCCGCTCGCGGCGCTGGCGGCGCTCTGGCTGGCGGCGCGCCGGCGGCCGCACGCGGCGCTGCTGCTGGTCGCGATCACTCTCTTCGTCAGGGTGACGGTCGCCGCCGAAAAGCTGGTCATCGGGCGGACCCGGCCGGAACCGCGGCTCCATCTCGTCGATGTCGGCCTCTCCTCCTTCCCGAGCGCGCACGCCGCCAATTCGATGGCGACCCTGCTCTGCCTCGCCCTGCTCGTTCCGCGCGAGACGCGGCCGCTCGCGATCGGCCTCGCGCTGCTCCTCGCCTGCGCGATCGGGATCAGCCGGCTGGTCCTCGGCGTCCACTGGCCGAGCGATGTCGTCGGCGGCTGGGCCTTCGGCGCCTTCTGCACCCTCGCCGGCCTCGCGCTCGCGCGGCGGCGGCTCAGCCTTTCCTGAAGATCACCGACAGGTTGTTCGCCGGCATCTCGACGACCCGTTCGAGCGCGAAGCCATGGGCCGCCGCCGCCTCGGCCACCGCCTCCAGGTCGCGCAGCCCCCATTCGGGATCGCGCGCCTTGAGGCTCTCGTCGAACGCTTCGTTGCTCGGCGCGGTCTCGATCCCGGCGCGGCGATAGGGGCCGTAGAGAAAGAGCGGCGCGCCGGGCGCAAGCAGCCGCCCGGCCCCGCGCATCAACCCGGTCGTGGCGCTCCACGGGCTGATATGGACCATGTTGATCGCGACGATGGCGTCGGCGTTGCTCACCGGCCATTCCGCCGCCCGCGCATCGAGCGACAGGACGGGGAGCAGGTTGAACAGCCCGGCCTCCGTCCGCCAGGCCTCGATCGATCGCAGGGCGGCAGGCTCCGGATCGCTCGGCTGCCACAGCAATTTCGGAAAGGCGCGCGCGAAATGAACCCCATGCTCCCCCGTCCCGCTCGCCACCTCCAGCACCAGCCCACGCCCCGGAAGCACGTCCCGCAGCACCGCGGCAATCGGCTCGGCATTGCGCGCGACATGCGGTGCGGAACGGCGGTCGTCCGTCATTCCGCCGGCTGCGCCTGCGTCGGCTCCTTGTAGACCAGCACGGGCTTCCTCGCCGCCAGCGTCTCGTCGAGCCGGCGGCGGGGGGCGAAGACGGGGGCGGCCTTGAGGCTGGCATCGCCCGCTTTGGCCCGCTCG
This genomic interval carries:
- a CDS encoding phosphatase PAP2 family protein; the protein is MRSALAALALLWAAMLALGGGATDRALLASFQAGQHPAIATAARWLTQWGSGFILLPLAALAALWLAARRRPHAALLLVAITLFVRVTVAAEKLVIGRTRPEPRLHLVDVGLSSFPSAHAANSMATLLCLALLVPRETRPLAIGLALLLACAIGISRLVLGVHWPSDVVGGWAFGAFCTLAGLALARRRLSLS
- a CDS encoding class I SAM-dependent methyltransferase is translated as MTVSLAPRWLRIFPAAAILLCACSPHSDNETDAPAGFDPARFVAPAAPLDAPQLASDYDVVDAMLALAGVRPDDDVLDLGSGDGRVLIAAARVYGARGIGVDIDPAKVREATANARRAGVADKVSFRRQDLFETPLANAEVVTLYLTPEVNLRVRPRILAEMQPGAKVVSEQFDMGDWRADEHRRVGDTMLYMWIVPARLAGRWTLTLDGHDWPLTLTQHYQEIGGTLGADSRVGEGWVSGSRVRFVADVDGHSRVFEGRLEGDRLVSTSGEHWQAVRAG
- a CDS encoding DUF938 domain-containing protein — encoded protein: MTDDRRSAPHVARNAEPIAAVLRDVLPGRGLVLEVASGTGEHGVHFARAFPKLLWQPSDPEPAALRSIEAWRTEAGLFNLLPVLSLDARAAEWPVSNADAIVAINMVHISPWSATTGLMRGAGRLLAPGAPLFLYGPYRRAGIETAPSNEAFDESLKARDPEWGLRDLEAVAEAAAAHGFALERVVEMPANNLSVIFRKG